One part of the Streptomyces sp. AM 2-1-1 genome encodes these proteins:
- a CDS encoding TMEM175 family protein, with protein sequence MSDERAGSGTGDATGAGDTVRLTALSDGIFAIAMTLLVLDVRVPPGLDDARFRDAVRDALPDLGAYALSFVILAGFWRDHRRTMALVPRFEGAPLRLALVWLGAIAFLPFPTSLLSEYASEPLAVAVYAGTVAVTNLLGLGVLLTGRSGPTGRGKAGAPVRAAVRTVTTDSWTTALVFGASVPLAFAVRPVVAIWFWLAVVPLRALVRGSRRS encoded by the coding sequence GTGAGCGACGAGCGGGCGGGGTCCGGGACGGGCGACGCGACGGGCGCGGGGGACACGGTCCGGCTGACCGCCCTGTCGGACGGGATCTTCGCGATCGCCATGACCCTGCTGGTGCTCGACGTCCGGGTGCCCCCGGGGCTGGACGACGCCCGTTTCCGGGACGCCGTCCGCGACGCCCTCCCGGACCTGGGGGCCTACGCGCTGAGCTTCGTGATCCTCGCCGGATTCTGGCGGGACCACCGGCGCACCATGGCGCTTGTACCCCGGTTCGAGGGAGCCCCGCTCCGGCTCGCGCTCGTCTGGCTCGGCGCCATCGCCTTCCTCCCCTTTCCGACCTCACTCCTCTCCGAGTACGCCTCCGAGCCGCTCGCGGTCGCCGTCTACGCGGGCACCGTCGCCGTCACCAACCTGCTGGGGCTGGGCGTTCTCCTGACCGGCCGGTCAGGCCCGACCGGCCGGGGGAAGGCCGGGGCGCCGGTGCGCGCCGCCGTGCGGACGGTGACCACGGACTCCTGGACGACGGCACTGGTCTTCGGCGCTTCCGTCCCGCTCGCCTTCGCGGTGCGCCCGGTCGTGGCGATCTGGTTCTGGCTCGCGGTCGTCCCGCTCAGAGCGCTGGTGCGCGGGTCCCGGCGTTCCTGA
- a CDS encoding pyridoxal phosphate-dependent aminotransferase codes for MEFRQSSKLDEVCYEIRGPVIEQANALEEAGHSVLRLNTGNPALFGFEAPEEIVQDMIRMLPQAHGYTDSRGILSARRAVAQRYQAMGLPDVDVDDIFLGNGVSELISMAVQAFLEDGDEVLVPSPDYPLWTAVITLAGGKAVHYACDEQAEWNPDLADMASKITDRTRAVVIINPNNPTGAVYSKETLEGILDLARRHGLLVYADEIYDQILYDDAVHHPVAALAPDLLCLTFSGLSKTYRVAGFRSGWLVVTGPQQHARGYLEGLTTLASMRLCANAPAQYAIQAALGGRQSIRELVAPGGRLHEQRDRAWQRLNEIPGVSCVKPKGALYAFPRIDPKVHRIVDDERFVLDLLLREKIQVVQGTGFNWPRPDHFRILTLPQADDLDAAISRIGRFLEGYRQ; via the coding sequence ATGGAGTTCCGGCAGTCCAGCAAGCTCGACGAGGTCTGTTACGAGATCAGAGGACCGGTCATCGAGCAGGCGAACGCCCTGGAGGAGGCGGGCCACAGCGTGCTCCGCCTCAACACGGGCAACCCCGCGCTCTTCGGTTTCGAGGCGCCCGAGGAGATCGTTCAGGACATGATCCGGATGCTCCCCCAGGCACACGGCTACACCGACTCGCGCGGCATCCTGTCCGCCCGCCGCGCGGTCGCCCAGCGCTACCAGGCGATGGGGCTGCCCGACGTCGACGTGGACGACATCTTCCTCGGCAACGGCGTCTCCGAGCTGATCTCCATGGCCGTCCAGGCGTTCCTCGAGGACGGTGACGAGGTCCTCGTACCGAGCCCCGACTACCCGCTGTGGACCGCGGTCATCACCCTGGCCGGCGGCAAGGCGGTCCACTACGCCTGCGACGAACAGGCGGAGTGGAACCCGGACCTCGCGGACATGGCCTCGAAGATCACCGACCGCACCAGGGCCGTGGTGATCATCAACCCCAACAACCCCACCGGCGCGGTCTACTCGAAGGAGACGCTGGAAGGCATCCTCGATCTGGCCCGCCGCCACGGACTGCTGGTGTACGCCGACGAGATCTACGACCAGATCCTTTACGACGACGCCGTGCACCACCCCGTCGCGGCCCTCGCCCCGGACCTGCTCTGCCTCACGTTCAGCGGGCTGTCGAAGACGTACCGGGTCGCGGGGTTCCGCTCCGGGTGGCTGGTGGTCACCGGCCCGCAGCAGCACGCGCGCGGCTACCTGGAGGGCCTCACCACACTGGCCTCCATGCGGCTCTGCGCCAACGCTCCCGCGCAGTACGCCATCCAGGCCGCGCTCGGCGGCCGGCAGAGCATCCGGGAACTCGTCGCGCCGGGCGGCAGACTGCACGAACAGCGCGACCGCGCCTGGCAGAGGCTGAACGAGATCCCGGGGGTGTCGTGCGTGAAGCCGAAGGGCGCGCTCTACGCGTTCCCCCGGATCGATCCGAAGGTGCACCGGATCGTGGACGACGAGCGGTTCGTGCTCGATCTGCTGCTGCGGGAGAAGATCCAGGTGGTGCAGGGCACCGGCTTCAACTGGCCCCGGCCGGACCACTTCCGCATCCTCACCCTGCCGCAGGCGGACGACCTGGACGCCGCGATCAGCCGCATCGGCCGCTTCCTGGAGGGGTACCGGCAGTGA
- a CDS encoding uridine kinase, translated as MRLEAITWDRLAEALAAHADGAGPEGGGPWLRIGVDGAPAAGTGPLAEAVAQELRLRGRAVLVVSTEGFLRPASLRYEYGKRDPDSYADGWYDTKALWREVFEPLEPGGDGRVLPDLWDPVTDRATRSPYRTLPEGGAVVVHGPLLLGQWYPFDLAVHLRLSPGALRRRTDEGAQWTLPAFARYEEETAPADRADAVVRADDARHPAWTGLRTRG; from the coding sequence GTGCGACTCGAAGCGATCACCTGGGACCGGCTGGCCGAGGCCCTCGCCGCGCACGCGGACGGGGCGGGCCCCGAGGGCGGCGGACCCTGGCTCCGGATCGGCGTCGACGGCGCCCCCGCCGCCGGCACCGGACCGCTCGCCGAGGCCGTCGCCCAGGAGCTGCGGCTGCGCGGACGCGCCGTGCTCGTCGTCTCCACCGAGGGGTTCCTGCGCCCGGCGAGCCTGCGGTACGAGTACGGCAAGCGGGACCCCGACTCCTACGCGGACGGCTGGTACGACACCAAGGCGCTGTGGCGCGAGGTGTTCGAGCCGCTGGAACCGGGCGGCGACGGCCGGGTGCTGCCGGACCTGTGGGACCCGGTCACCGACCGGGCCACCCGCAGCCCGTACCGGACGCTCCCGGAGGGCGGTGCGGTGGTGGTGCACGGGCCGTTGCTGCTGGGGCAGTGGTACCCCTTCGACCTCGCAGTCCATCTGCGGCTCTCGCCGGGCGCGCTGCGGCGGCGCACGGACGAGGGGGCGCAGTGGACGCTGCCCGCCTTCGCGCGGTACGAGGAGGAGACCGCACCCGCCGACCGCGCCGACGCCGTGGTCCGGGCAGACGACGCCCGCCATCCGGCCTGGACGGGGCTCCGTACGCGGGGGTGA
- a CDS encoding helix-turn-helix domain-containing protein, with product MPRQQQPAARPVRRRSYDQFCATARALDSVGDRWTLLIVRELLAGPRRYTDLHADLPGVSTDVLASRLKDMEQSGLAVRRRLPPPAAASVYELTGRGRELLPVLTALARWGAPALDERRPTDAVRAHWFALPLRRSLAATAHTGVVDVHLDEGEFHVRTGAVADGEEVYGYGGAPHADARILLEAELCLAMGRDEITFAQAVKDGRIEVHGESPLATELRGA from the coding sequence ATGCCACGTCAGCAGCAGCCCGCAGCGCGCCCCGTACGCCGACGCAGTTACGACCAGTTCTGCGCCACCGCCCGAGCCCTGGACTCCGTCGGAGACCGGTGGACCCTGCTGATCGTCCGTGAACTGCTGGCCGGACCGCGCCGCTACACCGATCTGCACGCGGACCTGCCCGGCGTCAGCACGGACGTCCTCGCCTCCCGCCTCAAGGACATGGAGCAGAGCGGACTCGCCGTCCGCCGCAGGCTGCCGCCTCCCGCGGCCGCCTCCGTCTACGAACTCACCGGCCGGGGCAGGGAGCTCCTCCCCGTCCTCACCGCCCTCGCCCGGTGGGGCGCGCCGGCCCTGGACGAACGCCGCCCCACCGACGCCGTCCGCGCCCACTGGTTCGCTCTCCCGCTGCGGCGCTCCCTCGCGGCGACGGCCCACACCGGTGTGGTCGACGTGCACCTGGACGAGGGGGAGTTCCACGTACGCACCGGCGCGGTGGCCGACGGCGAGGAGGTCTACGGATACGGCGGCGCCCCCCACGCCGACGCCCGGATACTCCTGGAGGCCGAACTCTGCCTGGCCATGGGCCGGGACGAGATCACCTTCGCGCAGGCGGTCAAGGACGGGCGGATCGAGGTGCACGGCGAGAGCCCTCTCGCCACCGAACTGCGCGGCGCCTGA